The stretch of DNA ATACTTACGGGTTTTCCCATGCCGTTTAGTTTCGGTAAATCGAACTGTAAAGCCGCGTACATTTTCGAATATGATGAAGCGAGGCATAACAAGACGGATAAACTTGACATAAGCCTTGACAAGTTTATTGCGTAAATCGTCTTGATTCCGTTCGCCTGCAAGAGAAAAACCTTGGCATGGGGGGCCTCCAGCAACTAGATCTACCTTACCTTGTAAAGCCTCTAGTTTATCGGGATATTTCTTTAGTATTTCATTGATGTCATGATTAGTCTTTTCAAGCCAAGAAGGCCAATCGTATTCCTCTTTATCGATTAAATTATCTTTGTATGTTTCAAAGGCTTGTGCGTTTTTTTCAATTGCAAACATAGGATGCCAGCCAGCGGCCTGTAATCCGATGGCGAGTCCGCCACAACCGGCAAAAAGGTCAATGTATGTGAGTTGTTTGTTGTTCTCAGGCATAGCATCTCCTTTGCCAAGTGGCTATAAATATTATAGTCATATGTTCTCGATATTTATGTTTGGCAACTAGTATTGATGTCGGTTATTTGCAAAAAGTTTATAGATAGCATTAGGAAGGTGTCCGCTATGAAAGCATGGAGATTTTACGGGACTAACAAGCCGCTGAAGCTGGAGGAGGTGCCGGAGCCGCGCGCCAAGGCGGGTGAGGTCATCGTCGACATGAAGGCAGTCGGGCTTTGCCACACGGACGTCGGGTTCCTCACCGATCCGGGCTGGATGACTGGGCACACTGTGCCGTTCACGCTCGGCCATGAGGACGCGGGCGTCATCAGCGAGGTCGGGGAAGGTGTCGAAGGCTTCAAGGTCGGCGATAGGGTTGCGATTTGCCCGACCACCTCGGCCGGCACTCCCGGCGGTAGCTTCGATGGTGGCTATGGCGAAAAGGTCGAGATAGGGGCGCAGGCGTTGGTACCGATTCCCGATTCGGTCGATTTCGTCAGGGGAGCGGCGGCCACCGATGCGGGGATGACCTCGTACCACGCCGTTGCCACGCGCGCGGCCGTGAAGAAAGGCGAGAACGTCTGCATCATCGGTGTCGGTGGACTGGGCCAGATTGGCGCTCGCGTCGCGTATCTGCTCGGCGCCAACCTCTACGTCGCCGAAGTCAAGGAGTCCGCATGGCCGATGGCCAAGGATCTGGGCGCCATCGATGTGAAGAAGTCCATTGCCGATTTCGCCGCCGACGGCATCAAGTTTGACAAGGTCATCGATTTCGCGGGCTTCGGCACTACCACGGCCCAGGCCATCGAGGCGTGCAACAAGCACGGCGTCGTGGTGCTCGTGGGCATGGGCCGGCTCGAAAGCACCATCAACACCAAGGCGCTCATCATGAGCCAGGTCGACCTGCGCGGCTCGAACGGCGGCACCAAGGAAGACATCGCCGGCGTTTACGAGCTCATGGCATCCGGCAAGCTCGACCCGGTCACCACCAAGATCCCGTTCGGCGAGATTCCCGAAGGCCTGAAGAAGCTGCAGGCCGGCGACGTCCGCGGTCGTCTCGTTGCCGTCTACGAGTGAGCAGAGAAGCAATGTCGGAATATTTTATTCAAGAAAATGTTATACATTGTGTTACTAAAGTTATAGATCTTCCCGATGGAGAGGAGGTGAAGGATGAGGGTTTCGCCATATTATTCGGCTATTCATAAGCCGCCGTTCGTTTGGCATGATGATTCAAATTGTCCTACGGGTAAGCAGATAAAGCCTGAAGACAAGCGCCATGGGCAACCTGCTGGCTATACGCACTGCAAGGATTGTCGGTAAGCGGTTTTAATGAGAGGCGTCCGATACTGGTGCCTCTCATTTTATATCCGTGGAATACGGCTATTTCGGTGTTAGGTGTCACTCGATGTTTTCC from Bifidobacterium sp. ESL0728 encodes:
- a CDS encoding zinc-binding dehydrogenase, whose translation is MKAWRFYGTNKPLKLEEVPEPRAKAGEVIVDMKAVGLCHTDVGFLTDPGWMTGHTVPFTLGHEDAGVISEVGEGVEGFKVGDRVAICPTTSAGTPGGSFDGGYGEKVEIGAQALVPIPDSVDFVRGAAATDAGMTSYHAVATRAAVKKGENVCIIGVGGLGQIGARVAYLLGANLYVAEVKESAWPMAKDLGAIDVKKSIADFAADGIKFDKVIDFAGFGTTTAQAIEACNKHGVVVLVGMGRLESTINTKALIMSQVDLRGSNGGTKEDIAGVYELMASGKLDPVTTKIPFGEIPEGLKKLQAGDVRGRLVAVYE